Proteins from one Meriones unguiculatus strain TT.TT164.6M chromosome 10, Bangor_MerUng_6.1, whole genome shotgun sequence genomic window:
- the Cdh3 gene encoding cadherin-3 isoform X3 produces the protein MQVTATDEDDAINTYNGVVAYSIHSQEPKEPHDLMFTIHKSTGTISVISSGLDREKVPEYTLTIQATDMDGEGSTTTAKAIVEILDANDNAPEFEPQKYEAWVPENAVGQEVQRLTVTDLDAPNSSAWRATYHIVGGDDGGHFTITTHPETNQGILTTKKGLDFEAQNQHTLYVDVTNEDPFAVKLPTATATIVIHVEDVNEAPVFVPPFNIIEAQEGVSVGELVCLYTAQDPDKEEQKISYEILKDPASWLAMDPDSGHITAAGILDREDERFVKNNTYEVVVWATDNGNPPATGTGTLLLTLTDINDHGPVPEPRHITICNQSPVPQVLNITDKDLSPNSFPFQAQLTHDSDIYWVAEVGEKGDTVALSLKKFLKQDIYDLHLSLSDHGNREQLTMIRATVCDCRGHVEFCPKPWKGGFILPILGAVLALLTLLLALLLLVRKKRKVKEPLLLPEDDTRDNVFYYGEEGGGEEDQDYDITQLHRGLEARPEVVLRNDVAPTFIPTPMYRPRPANPDEIGNFIIENLKAANTDPTAPPYDSLLVFDYEGSGSDAASLSSLTSSASDQDQDYNYLNEWGSRFKKLADMYGGGEDE, from the exons ATGCAGGTGACAGCGACAGATGAGGACGATGCCATCAACACTTACAACGGCGTGGTGGCTTACTCCATCCATAGCCAAGAACCGAAGGAGCCACATGACCTCATGTTCACCATCCACAAGAGCACGGGGACCATCAGCGTTATCTCCAGCGGCCTGGACCGGGAG AAAGTCCCTGAGTACACACTGACCATCCAGGCCACAGACATGGATGGAGAGGGCTCTACCACCACGGCAAAGGCCATAGTGGAAATCCTGGACGCCAATGATAATGCTCCCGAGTTTGAACCACAGAAG tATGAGGCCTGGGTGCCTGAGAACGCAGTGGGCCAGGAGGTGCAGAGACTGACAGTGACTGATCTGGATGCCCCCAACTCGTCGGCATGGCGTGCCACCTACCACATCGTGGGAGGTGACGATGGGGGTCATTTTACTATCACCACTCACCCGGAGACCAACCAAGGCATCCTGACAACCAAGAAG GGTTTGGATTTTGAGGCTCAGAACCAGCACACTCTGTATGTAGACGTAACCAACGAGGATCCCTTTGCCGTGAAGCTCCCAACCGCCACGGCTACCATCGTGATCCATGTGGAAGACGTCAACGAGGCCCCTGTGTTCGTCCCACCTTTCAACATCATCGAGGCCCAGGAGGGTGTCTCCGTTGGGGAGCTGGTCTGCCTCTATACCGCACAGGACCCAGACAAGGAGGAACAGAAGATCAG CTATGAAATCCTGAAAGACCCAGCCAGCTGGCTAGCCATGGACCCGGACAGCGGTCACATCACGGCTGCGGGCATCCTAGATCGTGAGGATGAGCGGTTCGTGAAGAACAACACGTATGAAGTCGTGGTCTGGGCCACAGACAATG GAAACCCTCCTGCCACCGGCACTGGGACCCTCCTGCTAACACTCACCGACATCAATGACCACGGCCCAGTCCCGGAACCCCGTCACATCACCATCTGTAACCAAAGCCCGGTGCCTCAAGTGCTGAACATCACGGACAAGGACCTGTCCCCCAACTCCTTCCCTTTCCAGGCCCAGCTGACACACGATTCAGACATCTACTGGGTGGCAGAAGTTGGCGAGAAAG GAGACACCGTGGCCTTGTCCCTGAAGAAGTTCCTGAAGCAGGACATATATGACTTGCACCTCTCTCTCTCCGACCATGGCAACAGGGAGCAGCTCACCATGATTAGGGCCACTGTGTGTGACTGCCGTGGCCACGTGGAGTTCTGCCCCAAGCCCTGGAAGGGCGGTTTCATCCTCCCCATCCTGGGTGCCGTCCTGGCTCTGCTGA CCCTTCTGTTGGCACTCCTCTTGCTggtgagaaagaagagaaaggtcaAAGAGCCCCTTCTCCTCCCGGAGGACGACACTCGTGACAACGTCTTCTATTATGGTGAAGAGGGTGGTGGCGAAGAGGACCAG GACTATGACATCACCCAGCTCCACCGGGGGCTGGAGGCCAGGCCTGAGGTGGTTCTCCGCAATGATGTGGCACCAACCTTCATCCCCACACCCATGTACCGTCCCCGGCCAGCCAACCCAGATGAAATTGGCAACTTCATCATTGAG AACCTGAAGGCTGCCAATACGGACCCGACTGCCCCACCCTACGACTCCCTGCTGGTGTTTGACTATGAGGGCAGCGGCTCTGATGCCGCCTCCCTGAGCTCCCTCACCTCCTCAGCCTCCGACCAGGACCAGGACTACAACTACCTTAACGAGTGGGGAAGTAGATTCAAAAAACTGGCCGACATGTACGGTGGCGGGGAAGATGAGTAG